One window of the Salmo trutta chromosome 35, fSalTru1.1, whole genome shotgun sequence genome contains the following:
- the eva1aa gene encoding protein eva-1 homolog A isoform X2 has protein sequence MNPVINATTGSTNMALISSALAAYNYIADHPERAALYFLCGVCLGLFFTLFALVVQISCRTDCQPRRRPGTTTKKRPRPSDSSSDSRDSDSDTTSDLSARRHRRFERTLNMNVFTSAEELERAQRLEERERIIREIWMNGQPDIPGTRSLNRYY, from the exons ATGAACCCTGTGATCAACGCTACGACGGGCAGCACCAACATGGCCCTCATCAGTAGCGCACTGGCAGCCTACAACTACATAGCAG ACCACCCAGAGCGTGCAGCTCTCTACTTCCTGTGTGGCGTGTGCCTGGGCCTCTTCTTTACCCTCTTTGCTCTGGTGGTCCAGATCTCATGCCGCACCGACTGCCAACCCCGCCGTCGCCCCGGCACCACCACCAAGAAGCGTCCGCGGCCCTCCGACTCCTCGTCCGACTCCAGAGACTCTGACTCGGACACCACGTCAGACCTGTCGGCCCGCCGCCACCGCCGTTTCGAGCGCACGCTCAACATGAATGTGTTCACATCAGCGGAGGAGCTGGAGCGTGCACAGcggctggaggagagggagaggatcaTACGAGAGATCTGGATGAACGGTCAGCCGGATATACCCGGGACGCGCAGCCTTAACCGCTACTACTGA